From the genome of Fibrobacter sp., one region includes:
- a CDS encoding transposase, producing MVELKTYKYKLYNRDDLKYLDNILVIAGRIYNHCIALHRRYYSIYHKMLNKYQLQKHLTKSKKHYPEWNEVPSQAIQDITDRIDRAYRLFFANLKAGKKTNPPHFQKTAKYRSFTTKQAGYKFHDFNRVKIGKKDFPYWNSRDFNGKVKTLTVKRKSNGFYIYIVVEQEVVYEEWTKSGEIVGFDFSLHDFLVSSNGDDCSMSKLLRKNLNSLRNLSEKYRRSKGKRGSLRTLQKLYEKVANQRLDMHWKLARQMCRDYDVMVFETLDLANMSKKYKKSMYDFGFNTFLNILEYVAHKTGKTVMYADKYYPSSQLCSECGYQNHLLKDVSIREWTCPVCGCHHDRDLNAARNLCKVGASTFGICCSP from the coding sequence ATGGTTGAATTGAAGACATACAAGTACAAGCTGTACAATCGGGATGACTTGAAGTATCTCGACAACATACTTGTTATTGCTGGTCGGATATATAACCATTGCATTGCTCTGCACCGTAGGTACTATAGCATCTATCATAAGATGTTGAACAAGTATCAGTTGCAGAAACATCTCACGAAGTCAAAGAAACACTATCCAGAGTGGAATGAGGTTCCTTCACAAGCAATTCAAGACATCACGGACAGGATAGACCGAGCATATCGGTTGTTCTTCGCCAATCTAAAGGCTGGTAAGAAGACTAATCCACCGCATTTCCAGAAAACTGCGAAGTATAGGTCGTTCACGACCAAGCAAGCTGGATATAAGTTTCATGATTTTAATCGTGTTAAGATAGGCAAAAAAGATTTTCCCTATTGGAATAGTAGGGATTTTAATGGCAAGGTCAAGACCTTGACCGTCAAGCGTAAAAGTAATGGCTTCTACATATACATTGTCGTAGAGCAAGAAGTAGTATACGAAGAATGGACTAAATCGGGTGAAATCGTTGGTTTCGACTTCAGTCTACATGACTTCTTGGTTTCCTCTAATGGTGATGATTGTAGTATGTCAAAGCTACTGCGAAAAAACCTCAATTCTTTAAGGAACTTATCGGAGAAATACCGTAGGTCTAAAGGAAAACGAGGTTCGCTGCGTACATTGCAGAAGCTATATGAGAAGGTGGCTAATCAGCGTTTGGACATGCACTGGAAGCTGGCACGGCAAATGTGCCGTGACTACGATGTGATGGTATTCGAGACGCTAGACTTAGCTAATATGTCCAAGAAGTACAAGAAGTCGATGTATGACTTCGGGTTCAACACTTTCTTGAACATACTGGAGTATGTGGCACACAAGACTGGTAAGACCGTTATGTATGCCGATAAATACTATCCTTCTAGTCAGCTATGTAGTGAATGTGGTTATCAGAATCATCTATTAAAGGATGTATCTATTCGTGAATGGACTTGTCCCGTTTGCGGATGTCATCACGATAGAGACCTGAATGCCGCTCGAAACTTATGTAAGGTAGGGGCATCTACCTTTGGGATATGTTGCTCACCGTAG